In Dolichospermum flos-aquae CCAP 1403/13F, the following proteins share a genomic window:
- the patD gene encoding heterocyst frequency control protein PatD gives MSFNCDKYQELATFLDEFRANVTAGKLNLQKLKQNVAQLQEFFVQQIVPLVDANSREQSYKTEINKQLRLLEVDMMFLQGAKQLTTLQARLKTIEERIDTLIGYCQAITQPTEAQESK, from the coding sequence ATGTCTTTTAATTGTGATAAATATCAGGAATTGGCAACATTTCTAGATGAGTTTCGAGCTAATGTAACGGCAGGTAAACTTAATTTACAGAAATTAAAGCAGAATGTAGCCCAGTTGCAGGAATTTTTTGTGCAGCAAATTGTCCCGTTGGTTGATGCTAATTCGCGGGAGCAATCCTATAAAACGGAAATAAATAAGCAGTTACGACTCTTGGAAGTAGATATGATGTTTCTCCAAGGGGCAAAGCAATTAACAACATTACAAGCTAGGTTGAAAACTATTGAGGAGCGTATTGATACTCTGATTGGGTATTGTCAAGCTATTACCCAGCCTACGGAAGCGCAGGAATCAAAGTAG
- a CDS encoding tetratricopeptide repeat protein, with amino-acid sequence MDWTTPLKAQQTDFIQRLKSAKLLRCDEKGQHSELTVISGQRLDQLRDFCWDMVKKYKPTDPKNYFINNMKGKLGEEVVKSRLADFVTEVDYEKRVGGDGKVDFTLTSDSSIGIQVKARNGNFDKIQWSISREEIEKNAVLVCILIQEEVSEAQAEYNLILAGFLPTNMIKFATSKALVGIDELLYSGGLRSYLESLTSSEADEYMRLGYECLKKEDYQDAFGYYTQVLQLKPNNEDAYFNRGIVRSALGDKQGAIDDYTQAINIDPNYVNAYLNRGLAHYYLGDNQGAIDDYTQAINIDPNYFKAYLNRGVIRDDLGDKQGAIEDYTQAINIDPNYVNAYFNRGIARYHLGDKQGAIDDYTEAINIDPNYVNAYFNRGVARFDLGDKQGEIEDYTQAIKIDPNFALAYFNRGNAHSELGDKQAAIKDFQTAANIYKKEGKETDYQDTIEKIRNMTK; translated from the coding sequence ATGGACTGGACAACACCACTCAAGGCACAACAGACTGATTTTATTCAAAGACTTAAATCTGCTAAATTACTCCGTTGTGACGAAAAAGGCCAGCATAGTGAATTAACTGTCATTTCTGGTCAAAGATTAGACCAATTACGGGATTTTTGCTGGGACATGGTAAAAAAGTATAAACCAACCGACCCAAAAAATTACTTTATTAACAATATGAAGGGGAAGTTAGGTGAGGAAGTTGTTAAATCCCGTTTAGCTGATTTTGTCACGGAAGTTGACTATGAAAAGCGCGTTGGTGGTGATGGAAAAGTTGATTTTACCTTAACTTCTGACTCATCAATTGGTATTCAGGTTAAAGCCCGTAATGGCAATTTTGATAAAATTCAATGGTCAATTAGTCGAGAAGAAATTGAAAAAAATGCTGTTCTAGTTTGTATTTTAATTCAAGAGGAAGTTAGCGAAGCTCAGGCTGAATACAATCTGATTTTGGCGGGATTTTTACCAACAAATATGATTAAATTCGCTACTAGTAAAGCCTTGGTGGGAATAGATGAATTGCTTTATTCTGGAGGTTTACGCAGCTATTTAGAAAGTTTGACATCTTCTGAAGCTGACGAATATATGCGCTTGGGTTATGAGTGTCTTAAAAAAGAAGATTATCAAGATGCTTTTGGTTATTATACTCAAGTATTGCAACTGAAACCAAATAATGAAGATGCTTACTTCAACCGAGGAATTGTCCGTTCTGCTTTAGGAGATAAGCAGGGTGCAATTGATGATTACACTCAGGCTATCAATATTGATCCTAACTATGTAAATGCTTACTTAAACCGAGGTCTCGCCCATTATTATTTAGGAGATAATCAGGGTGCAATTGATGATTACACTCAGGCTATCAATATTGATCCTAACTATTTCAAAGCTTACTTAAACCGAGGAGTTATCCGTGATGATTTAGGAGATAAGCAGGGTGCAATTGAGGATTACACTCAGGCTATCAATATTGATCCCAATTATGTAAATGCTTACTTCAACCGAGGAATTGCCCGTTATCATTTAGGGGATAAGCAGGGTGCAATTGATGATTACACTGAGGCTATCAATATTGATCCCAATTATGTAAATGCTTACTTCAACCGAGGAGTTGCCCGTTTTGATTTAGGAGATAAGCAGGGTGAAATTGAGGATTACACTCAGGCTATCAAGATTGATCCTAACTTTGCCTTAGCTTACTTCAACCGAGGAAATGCCCATTCTGAATTAGGAGATAAGCAGGCTGCAATTAAAGATTTTCAAACAGCCGCAAATATATATAAAAAAGAAGGTAAAGAAACAGACTATCAAGATACTATAGAAAAAATCAGAAACATGACCAAATAA
- the trxA gene encoding thioredoxin, producing MSSITNVTEATFKQEVLESTTPVLVDFWAPWCGPCKMLTPVVEEVAAEYEGQIKVVKLNTDQNPTVASHYGIRSIPTLMVFKGGRQVKTVVGAVPKITLSATLDKYIAAKS from the coding sequence ATGTCATCAATTACCAATGTCACCGAAGCCACATTTAAGCAAGAAGTATTAGAAAGTACAACTCCTGTTTTAGTTGATTTTTGGGCCCCTTGGTGTGGTCCTTGTAAAATGCTGACTCCTGTAGTGGAAGAAGTAGCTGCGGAATACGAAGGACAGATAAAAGTAGTAAAACTAAATACTGATCAAAATCCCACCGTTGCTAGTCATTACGGAATTCGCAGTATTCCTACATTGATGGTGTTTAAAGGGGGACGACAAGTCAAAACAGTTGTTGGTGCTGTTCCTAAAATTACATTATCTGCTACCTTAGACAAGTATATTGCTGCAAAATCATAG
- a CDS encoding nitroreductase family protein, with amino-acid sequence MTANTQIPALDVPSAIVQRRSIKTFKPDPISPELLKQLVELTVAAPSSFNVQSWRIVLVEDEAQKAALCAASWNQKQIIQAPVTFVFAADAAAGEKDITPILEQGAATGAWNEGTVNYFRGAIPQFQEKLGDKRREYAIKDAMIAATNLVLAAESLGLSTCFMNGWIEEQVKAIIGAENDPDIAIAVLVPVGYAAEPRLNPGRLPLSVNVSVDRLDNPYQG; translated from the coding sequence GTGACTGCAAACACCCAAATCCCAGCATTAGACGTACCCAGCGCCATAGTACAACGTCGTTCCATCAAAACCTTCAAACCAGACCCCATCTCCCCAGAATTGCTCAAGCAACTGGTAGAATTAACCGTAGCTGCACCCAGTAGTTTTAACGTCCAATCGTGGAGAATCGTTTTAGTTGAAGACGAAGCTCAAAAAGCAGCGTTATGTGCTGCTTCTTGGAATCAAAAGCAAATTATCCAAGCGCCTGTTACCTTTGTTTTTGCTGCTGACGCTGCTGCGGGAGAAAAAGATATCACACCCATTTTAGAGCAAGGTGCAGCCACTGGGGCTTGGAATGAGGGGACAGTTAATTACTTTAGAGGTGCAATTCCCCAATTTCAAGAAAAGTTAGGAGACAAGCGCCGGGAATACGCCATTAAAGATGCCATGATAGCTGCTACAAATTTAGTGTTAGCAGCGGAAAGTTTGGGTTTATCCACCTGCTTTATGAATGGTTGGATTGAGGAACAGGTAAAAGCTATTATTGGGGCTGAGAATGATCCTGATATCGCTATTGCTGTTTTAGTACCTGTAGGTTATGCGGCTGAACCCCGGTTAAATCCCGGTCGTTTACCATTGTCGGTTAATGTTTCTGTGGATAGACTCGATAACCCCTATCAAGGTTAA
- a CDS encoding DUF2231 domain-containing protein → MLDFFTSLNEHNLPYPDPLHPIVVHFVIAMVLFSVFCDFAGYVTGKTTLFEVSWWNMCIATVAIFVAIIFGQFEAGLAKPYELAKSVLNIHTLIGWSLSGIIAAITAWRYVLRSRDPKKLPFHYIAVAVLLTALVGFQVYLGDELVWVYGLHTVPVVEAVKDGILP, encoded by the coding sequence ATGCTGGATTTTTTCACTTCATTGAATGAGCATAATTTACCATATCCAGATCCTTTACATCCTATCGTGGTTCACTTTGTAATTGCGATGGTGCTATTTTCTGTTTTTTGTGATTTCGCTGGTTATGTAACTGGTAAAACTACTTTGTTTGAGGTGAGTTGGTGGAATATGTGTATTGCCACTGTAGCTATTTTTGTGGCAATTATTTTTGGTCAATTTGAGGCTGGTTTAGCAAAACCCTACGAACTCGCTAAATCAGTTTTAAATATTCATACTCTCATCGGTTGGTCACTTTCAGGTATTATTGCCGCTATTACTGCTTGGCGTTATGTTTTGCGGAGTCGTGATCCGAAAAAACTCCCTTTTCATTATATAGCTGTGGCAGTTTTATTAACAGCCTTGGTTGGTTTTCAAGTATATCTTGGTGATGAACTGGTATGGGTGTATGGCTTACATACCGTACCTGTTGTGGAAGCGGTAAAGGATGGAATCTTGCCATGA
- a CDS encoding DUF2231 domain-containing protein — protein MNSELLDQISHQMGANGLPYAIPIHPNLVHLTLGLFIIAIIFDILGVFFPLEKWLFNFLGIKVERSQLFDVGWYNIFAASVITFFTVGAGFYEMLLAAPPADIKSPWGMLAMPTMMWHGVGGVLLLALMVGMTFWRGWQRYVIGKYEEREVQISYLVVGVIIMLLMYFHGTLGAHLAADFGVHNTADKLLRAGQDINQIFGNR, from the coding sequence ATGAACTCAGAATTATTAGACCAAATTAGTCACCAAATGGGTGCAAATGGTTTACCTTATGCCATTCCGATTCATCCTAATTTGGTACACCTCACATTAGGTTTATTCATCATTGCCATTATCTTTGATATTTTAGGTGTGTTCTTCCCTTTGGAAAAATGGCTATTCAATTTTTTGGGAATTAAGGTTGAACGTTCTCAATTATTTGATGTCGGTTGGTACAACATTTTTGCTGCATCTGTGATTACATTTTTCACAGTTGGTGCAGGTTTTTATGAAATGTTATTAGCAGCCCCACCAGCAGATATCAAAAGTCCCTGGGGAATGCTGGCAATGCCCACAATGATGTGGCACGGTGTGGGTGGTGTATTACTACTGGCTCTCATGGTGGGTATGACCTTTTGGAGAGGTTGGCAACGTTACGTTATCGGCAAATATGAAGAGAGAGAAGTGCAAATTTCTTATCTGGTTGTCGGTGTAATTATTATGTTGCTGATGTATTTTCATGGAACATTAGGAGCGCACTTAGCCGCAGATTTTGGTGTTCACAATACAGCCGATAAATTACTACGAGCAGGACAAGACATCAATCAGATATTTGGTAATAGGTAA
- a CDS encoding cytochrome c oxidase subunit II: protein MKIRHFLNFLTIVTGAVAVTLTSLWIGKQAYSWLPPQGAAESHLIDDLFSFLVTLGSLIFLGVTATLFYSICFHRAKATDLGDGPHIEGNVTLEVIWTAIPIMLVLWIAGYSYQVYEEMGIQGPSHQIHLHNPMKMETAEAAPDEASEAAVAEDIEHIDVSAKQWAWVFHYPQSNVTSTELHLPSDRRVRLNLHSEDVLHGFFIPAFRLKQDIIPGNDLDFEFTPIRPGAYDLTDSQYSGTYFATMRAKVIVESPSNYQQWLSKAASQTPSPAPNQAASEYALKVENGIDSGWKTVEPAAPPLVNFPG, encoded by the coding sequence ATGAAAATTCGGCACTTTCTCAACTTTTTGACCATTGTTACTGGGGCAGTTGCGGTAACTCTTACTAGTCTCTGGATTGGTAAACAGGCTTATTCTTGGCTTCCTCCCCAAGGGGCTGCTGAATCTCATCTGATTGATGATTTATTTAGCTTTTTGGTAACATTAGGATCTTTAATTTTCCTGGGAGTAACTGCTACTCTTTTCTATTCTATTTGTTTCCATCGGGCAAAAGCTACAGATTTAGGTGATGGGCCTCACATTGAAGGTAATGTAACTTTAGAAGTAATTTGGACAGCAATCCCAATTATGTTGGTGTTGTGGATTGCGGGTTATAGTTACCAAGTTTACGAAGAAATGGGTATCCAGGGACCATCTCACCAGATCCACTTACATAATCCGATGAAGATGGAAACTGCTGAAGCTGCGCCAGATGAGGCTTCAGAAGCCGCAGTAGCTGAGGATATAGAACATATTGATGTATCCGCTAAACAGTGGGCTTGGGTGTTTCATTACCCCCAAAGCAATGTTACCAGTACAGAATTGCATTTACCGAGCGATCGCCGTGTTCGTCTAAATCTGCATTCGGAAGATGTACTTCACGGCTTTTTTATCCCCGCTTTCCGTCTCAAACAAGACATTATTCCTGGTAACGACCTGGACTTTGAATTTACTCCCATTCGCCCCGGTGCGTATGATTTAACCGACTCTCAGTATAGCGGTACATACTTTGCCACCATGCGAGCCAAGGTCATTGTGGAATCACCTAGCAACTATCAGCAGTGGTTAAGCAAAGCTGCCAGTCAAACACCCAGCCCAGCCCCTAACCAAGCGGCTTCTGAATATGCCCTCAAAGTAGAAAACGGCATTGATAGCGGTTGGAAAACCGTTGAACCTGCTGCACCACCATTAGTCAATTTTCCCGGTTAA
- the ctaD gene encoding cytochrome c oxidase subunit I, which yields MTNIPIHVAGESHHHEPPQTWRTYFSFSTDHKVIGIQYLVTSFIFFLVGGIFAMILRGELITPEADLIDRTVYNGMFTMHGTVMLFLWTFPSLVGMANYLVPLMIGARDMAFPRLNAVAFWMVPVVGILLMASFFVPGGPAQSGWWAYPPVSTQNPTGNLINGQVLWLLAVAISGVSSIMGAVNFVTTIVKMRAPGMGFFRMPLFVWAVFSAQIIQLFGLPALTAGAVMLLLDITVGTAFFDPTKGGNPVMFQHYFWFYSHPAVYVIILPIFGIFSEIFPVYSRKPLFGYKVVAISSMLIAVVSGIVWVHHMYVSGTPGWLRLFFMVTTMFVSIPTGIKVFAWVATIWGGKIRLTTPMLFALGGLVMFVFAGITGIMLSSVPVDVHVNNTYFVVGHFHYVLYGTVTMGMYAAIYHWFPKMTGRMFHEGWGKIHFWLAFIGTNLNFLPMHPLGLQGMLRRAASYAPELVGWNIVASLGSFLLGMSTLPFIFNMLISWMDGEKASANPWRAIGLEWTVSSPPPVENFEEIPIVTCEPYGYGKSELIASSEHE from the coding sequence ATGACTAACATCCCCATTCATGTTGCTGGTGAATCACATCACCACGAACCGCCCCAAACTTGGAGAACATACTTCAGCTTTAGTACCGACCATAAAGTTATCGGTATCCAATACCTCGTTACTTCCTTTATCTTCTTTCTCGTTGGCGGTATCTTCGCCATGATTCTGCGGGGAGAACTCATCACCCCTGAAGCTGATTTAATAGACCGCACAGTCTACAACGGAATGTTCACCATGCACGGAACAGTCATGCTGTTTCTGTGGACATTTCCCTCTCTCGTTGGTATGGCTAATTACCTCGTTCCCTTGATGATTGGGGCGCGAGATATGGCATTCCCCCGCTTGAACGCTGTCGCTTTTTGGATGGTTCCCGTGGTGGGAATTCTCCTCATGGCCAGCTTCTTCGTTCCTGGTGGACCTGCTCAATCTGGTTGGTGGGCATATCCCCCCGTCAGTACCCAAAACCCCACGGGAAACTTGATTAACGGTCAAGTTCTGTGGTTATTAGCGGTGGCTATTTCCGGTGTCTCTTCCATTATGGGTGCGGTGAATTTTGTCACCACCATTGTGAAAATGCGAGCGCCGGGAATGGGTTTCTTTAGAATGCCTCTCTTTGTTTGGGCAGTATTCAGCGCCCAAATTATCCAATTATTTGGACTGCCAGCTTTAACCGCCGGGGCGGTCATGCTACTTCTTGATATTACAGTGGGAACTGCCTTTTTTGATCCTACTAAAGGCGGAAATCCGGTGATGTTCCAGCATTATTTCTGGTTCTATTCTCACCCTGCGGTATATGTCATCATTTTGCCTATCTTCGGGATTTTCTCGGAAATCTTTCCCGTTTATTCCCGCAAACCTTTATTTGGTTATAAAGTCGTTGCCATTTCTTCGATGTTAATCGCTGTAGTTAGCGGCATTGTTTGGGTACACCATATGTATGTGAGTGGTACTCCTGGTTGGCTACGGTTATTTTTCATGGTGACAACCATGTTTGTATCTATTCCCACAGGGATTAAGGTATTTGCTTGGGTGGCAACTATTTGGGGTGGGAAAATTCGCTTAACTACACCCATGTTATTTGCTTTGGGTGGTTTGGTAATGTTTGTATTTGCTGGGATTACAGGAATTATGCTTTCTTCTGTTCCAGTGGATGTTCATGTTAACAATACCTATTTTGTTGTTGGTCATTTCCATTATGTTCTCTATGGAACTGTAACTATGGGAATGTATGCAGCTATCTATCATTGGTTTCCCAAAATGACGGGCAGAATGTTCCACGAAGGTTGGGGCAAAATCCATTTTTGGTTAGCATTTATCGGCACAAATTTAAATTTCTTACCCATGCACCCCTTAGGTTTGCAAGGAATGTTACGCCGCGCTGCTTCTTATGCACCTGAATTAGTTGGTTGGAATATTGTTGCTAGTTTGGGTTCTTTTCTGTTAGGAATGTCTACTCTTCCTTTCATCTTCAATATGTTGATTTCTTGGATGGATGGAGAAAAAGCTTCTGCTAATCCTTGGAGAGCAATTGGTTTGGAATGGACTGTTTCTTCTCCTCCTCCTGTTGAGAATTTTGAGGAAATTCCGATTGTCACTTGCGAACCTTATGGTTATGGTAAGTCTGAATTAATTGCATCTTCTGAACATGAGTAA
- a CDS encoding cytochrome c oxidase subunit 3, which yields MDSSISSEELQSHHSHEHEHDEEGNKMFGFIVFLLSESVIFLSFFAGYIIYKTSAVNWLPAGVSGLEIKEPSINTVVLVASSFVIYFAEKALERHDLRTYRLLLFLTMAMGGYFLYGQAVEWSQLEFGFTSGTFGGMFYLLTGFHGLHVFTGILLQLIVLLRSFIPGNFDNGHFGINATSLFWHFVDVIWIVLFLLIYLWQ from the coding sequence ATGGATAGTTCTATTTCTTCAGAAGAGTTACAGTCTCACCACAGTCATGAACACGAACATGATGAAGAAGGCAATAAAATGTTTGGTTTTATTGTTTTTCTGTTATCGGAAAGTGTCATTTTCTTGAGTTTCTTTGCTGGCTATATTATCTACAAAACTTCTGCTGTAAATTGGTTGCCGGCTGGTGTTTCTGGTTTGGAAATAAAAGAACCTAGCATTAATACTGTGGTTTTAGTTGCTAGTAGTTTTGTGATTTATTTTGCAGAAAAAGCTCTGGAAAGACATGATTTAAGGACTTATCGGCTGTTGTTATTTTTAACAATGGCTATGGGTGGTTATTTCCTCTATGGCCAAGCGGTGGAATGGAGTCAACTTGAATTTGGCTTTACTTCTGGTACTTTCGGAGGAATGTTTTATCTATTAACTGGTTTTCACGGTTTGCACGTTTTTACGGGTATTCTGTTACAGTTAATTGTCTTGTTGCGTTCTTTCATTCCTGGTAACTTTGATAATGGCCATTTTGGGATAAATGCCACTTCTTTGTTTTGGCACTTTGTTGATGTTATCTGGATTGTTTTGTTTCTACTTATCTACCTTTGGCAGTAA